The segment GATTGGTTAATGGATAGAGTTTGTTCTTTGCTCAGATATTAAAGGACTGAAAATCCACATTGGGCCTCATTAcattaaatacttttatgaAATGAAGTAAGAGAAAGTCCCAGAGGACCCCTGAGTATTACCTTTGCTacacaaagtacatttttacacaaagtTACAACAATcttattttcaaagtaaagtaaGCTTTTGTATGTGGGATTAAAGAAAATTAGATATGGTTAGTTTATTTAGCATTgagcattttcttcttctttttatgcAATTGACAACTCATATCAAAAACTAAATACTGGATGCTGTTTAGTTTTGGCAATAACTTGTTGTTGTGGTTAGAAATGGTATAAAgtttaaaacatatttgcaaATTGAAAAGTCTATTCTGTAAATGGAGATTACTTACTTGccttctgttctgttttttcagGTGTCACAAAGACGAAACGGAAGAGGTGAGGTACAATCGAAACAATCTATTTTATATCTTTAGATTGAATCTACAGAAAGAATATCCACATTTGTTCAGAAGTCACTGTTCCAGACGTTCCACTCATACTGTGTGTAGCCTACTGGATCAAACGCTAACAGTGATATGTGACTGTGTGCTGGCCTTGGTTTATGTTCGTCAGAGAGACATCACTGCTGGATGGTCCAACCTCACCAGGTGATTGAGAGTCAACAACAGGAGGATGGTGACCTCATCAAGCCCAGGAAGCCGCCAAATCCCATCGTGGCTTCTCACCAACACAGAGCCCTTCACCAAGAGCTGCTCTTCTGCCACAGGCGGTGAGAAAACCCTGAACTCTGTATGATCAGGTCACAGAGGCAGCAGGTGCTTATGCggaaataaattcaaatactGTCAATGAGCATAAACTAAACCAAAAGGTCTGAATACCTTGACCTGCATGTTCAACTCTATGTTCAACTGTTTTAATAATGTGAGAAAccaaacttttctgtttttccatgTGGCATCTGTGGTAAAGGAAATAGAAACTTCTACCAGAGAGCAGAGATATTTCTACAGATCAGTTTTCTGTCCATCTGCTGCCTCAGTCGGGGAATCCTCTATATGGCTTCGCCTGTTCAGCTGACCCCAGCTGTGACCGAGCTGTGACCGAGGATAAGCGATAATGCTTAGGTGTTGTTTAACGCTGCTCGAGTCAAAGTTACAACGCCTCGGCAGAGATCACCGCTGATCTCTCAGCAGGGGGCCGGTGTTCTCACTCTTGTGCCTCAGACAGCAGAAATAATACCTGTAACTAAAGCCGCAGGTGTTTGTGTATCTCTACagtatgtctgtctgtatgttgtCTTGCACCAACGTCACACTTTGTGTTCTTTGTCTTGCTTCACCAATGCTGAACATTTTTGACAGCTTATCTTAGAGCCACCTTTCTATTCATATTTTCAACAAACTTTTGTTCATGTGTCCACAGAGGTCTCCTGCCGAGAAGAGAGCCGGAGCTGCAGCGTGTCCtggaacacaaacagagagagcagCACAAGCAGAGGGAGCTggctctccatcctccctccgaCTTGGAGGCGAAGCTTCGCACGATACAGCAGAGATTACAAGTCGTAAGTAGTGAGAGCAAAGATGGAAAAGGCCACAACCTATAGCCTTTCTGGATATATGTGAGGATAGCTGCAGTTATTTGTACATAAAGAACCTTGTTAAGGAGCTTGTCCCAACTAGAGGTTTCCTGTCTTGCAGTGTGAGCttgaggagaagaaaaggaacGAGAGCCAGCAGAATGTGCCGGAGTTCGTCCGAGTGAGAGGAACCTTGAAGCACGTCCAAACCTTTTCATCATGACAACCAGAGCAAATAGTGCAGTTACATCTGGAGGATCGTCCTCTGCAGCTATGGCAGACACTGAagccattttttaaaaccaaatctatataagaattttttttaaattttcagtATAAGAAATTTGTATTTTAGATTAGGGAAATGATTTGTCCTTAGTCCAGCACTCGATAGTGCTATCATATCACTAGCATTTTCTACTAAAATTAGATGTGTGCTAAATGTAAAATCTATTTAGTAGCAAGTAAGGTATCAAAAATTCAGCCCAAGCAACCTCTCTTTAAAACTAAGAATTACTGGAGGCCTTAAAGCAGAAAACAGGTAAAACCTAGTGCACTCATAGATTTagaataattttatattttcactttgtcttcTTGTATCCCtctattaatacaaataaacactaTTTGTCATTGTTTGATAAGTTTTCATTGCACCGCTAAAAAATGTTATGGGTATTCTTCACACGGTCCAGCCCTGTGGTGCTCGTGCTCATGTCCTCCATCACTACCAAATTCAGAGAGGAATAGACTTGTGAGCTTCTATTCTAAATTCCagtgtaaatgtattttcttttaatctgatgtttatatttaagacccccaccccccaaaaaatatctgtTCTTAAACTCAAAACCTTTAGTTCCATTTAGTATGTATGGAACTGACAACTCAAATACAGTGTACGTAGTCTCCTTCCAAAACATGTTATAGATATATAGAGGGAGAATATAAGCAACAGGAGtacatataaaatgtttaataaaacatcCAGGGAGGCGGATCAagtacataaaaacaaacactgaagttgGATTAATCAGAATCTGCTTGTGACAACGGGGAGAAAACAGCAGCCACAGGAATGAAACTTGTGACTCTTTATTTCCTGAACCGTTCATCCTTTTACGTGTCGTCTCCTTTACTCAAAGCTGCTGTACACATTTCACATGTTCTGAGACTCAGTTATTGACATCACGGAGTGAGTTAAGGTTATAGAGCTTAACATCAGATAAAATAAGTCTACAATAATGATTTACGGACCTTTACTTGGTTAAAAAGTGACAAAGTGCCAGCTGCTAGGTTTCTCCAGCTACGACCACActaacacattttcatttttaaaaaagcgtttcaaaaaacaatctctgtccaggCGAGTGTTTTAGCTCTGGGTCATAAATAATCTTTGTACACaataacacacctgaaaacacgtACAACATATCCATTAACATACACTTATCACATGTGTACAGGTgtaacaggaagcagattgtcttcTCTGCTGTCAGTTGGTTAGTGGCAGGAAATACtatgaaaacagaagaaaaactgcaTTGGTAAAAAGACCAGAAATGTCTTTTCTTGATCCAATGACCAAGTGGAAATACTGCGGTTAGCAAGGCTTTGCATTCACTGCTGGTAGTTGAGTCTTCATTGATGAGACCCACCAGGGTGAATATGTCATAATTTCCAAAGGTCTCCATTTtagaaacatgaaaactaaaGTAGTAAaccaaagtaaaagtaaacCAACGTAGTGTGCGCGCCAGTAAAGGTAGCAAAGGTGAAGATGCGTTTTGAAaccaaaacataaacaaacacatacgcCCTAAAATGGAGAcctttggaaacgctgctggctctgttttagtttgaaaactctggggtttcgtctggacggacagaaacGGAGACTTTTGGAAGTGATGATGCAGTCACGCATGTTTGATTCCAGATTGGGTCATGACTTGACTACTAGTGGTATGCTGTTTTACGAGAAAGTATTAACGTGGACGTAGCCTGTATCTGTGGTGTGCTGCAAATAAACATTCACAAACTTGAAATCTCTATAAAGAAAATGTAGTGACGTGAATCAGGAGACACTACATGGATGTAAATATCATCCCAGACTCCTCACGTGGGCTCCAGTATAATGAGTGAGAAGGCCTgctgaataaaacacattcaacCATTTCCTCAGACACATTCTGTGCAACTCCAAACACCTCAAGTACCGTAAACATTCACATTTCTTCTCATTTAGTTATGTGAATTACAtgtgatttcccccccccaccatgtTTATAAATACTTATTCTactcacacacagcaaactCCATCCACTGTGCTCCTGTCGCGACTCAGTACCAGTGTGGTGCGTTTGCTGaggaataaattaataataaattaaatacaaaaacattgcTTTCACAAAAAGAACATCATGGCAGGGTTAAAGACTACCATGTGCGTTTCCCACTCCTATCTACGACACTTAAAACTGCACACATAGAGTTGGAAGATATTTAGCGAGAGGTACAGCAGAAGAagcacagagaggtgagagaagtAGGCCACCGACATGGTGCCAAGGAGATCACCGACATTATCATGGGTCCAAAGTAACAAGGCCAAAGGAGTTTACAGgtcaacagagagagagggtggaagGTGGCTTCTGATCCAGGGTCAAGGGATAATATTTATCAGCCATTTGAAGTTGTagatttgtgcttttaaaacCCCATTCTAGTGGAGATTGATTGGATTTTTCTTTCACCTCTTGAACACTTGTATGAATCCTTTATTCTGTTTACGGAAGCAGGAAATAGAATAATTTAATGACTTTTTCTCTCATCTAAGAACACTAGCTCTAAAAACCACTCCATTATAATTTCTCAGACCTGTTCTAAATCAAGtggtttttttaaaaactagaaaTGAGGTGTCTAACAGAATTACACAACTTTAAATCCTGTAATAGTCGTGAATTGGCGTGAAAAACCTTATCCCTTAATTTCACAGAGTAAGACGACACAAATCAAAAGCCAACTTCAATGGTTTGAAATTTAAGGAATGCCATCCTTCCTCTGGCAGCACTGTGAGGGTGGCACACTCCAGTCATACACATAGGACAGTCGCAGCCTGATTTCCTCCTTGCAGAGCCGGCCGTCGCGCTGCAGAGTCTGGTGTTTCTCCAGCATGTCCTCCAGGCTCTGCTTATGTGTGACCAGATATTTGTTGTTGCAACCACGCGATTTGTACTCTGTGTCAAAGCGCGGGTCATGCGTCCGCCGGACATCCACTGGTCCCAGCCAGGCCCCCAGCGACACATCCTCGCTCTGCCACGTCTTCAAGTAACCTACGTTGAGATGTATGTAACGCACCAGGTCGGCTGAGAGGAAGTAGCCCCCGCCCAGTGCATAGGGCAGGTAGTAGTCACAGAGTTCCCAGGCGCTTTCCCGCCACTTGCCGGCTGTTTTCACTCTGCCTCTCCCTGAGAAGAAGCCCCAGTAGAGCCGGTTGGGTTCTTTCCCCTTCAGCTCATCTTTGAGGAGGTCCAAGCGAGCGAATGTGTCGTCATCCGCTTTGAAGACAAACTTGAACTCCACATTCTGGTCCAGCCAGGAGTACATGTGGAGCAGCTTGATTGTCAAGTTCTCATAGGAATCTCGTAAGTCGGGCAGTAAGAGCAGGTCTTTGTGCCGCCCTTGCTCTGTGTTGATGTTCTGCATGTCGTCATTGGACAGTCCCTGAGTTCCCACCACAAACATGGCAAGAACATCGGAGTCCCGCTTGGCAAGCCAGGTGCTTCGGATGATGCTCCTCCGC is part of the Hippoglossus hippoglossus isolate fHipHip1 chromosome 5, fHipHip1.pri, whole genome shotgun sequence genome and harbors:
- the LOC117761603 gene encoding protein FAM107B, with translation MVQPHQVIESQQQEDGDLIKPRKPPNPIVASHQHRALHQELLFCHRRGLLPRREPELQRVLEHKQREQHKQRELALHPPSDLEAKLRTIQQRLQVCELEEKKRNESQQNVPEFVRVRGTLKHVQTFSS
- the b3galt6 gene encoding beta-1,3-galactosyltransferase 6 isoform X1 — encoded protein: MCVWAALPASSPGLVHFTPLRHITMNLLRLVCRHKTALVLGTVCSFAIVLVFLAKCTSETLKQGHQDPPGLAPRANVLQPRPEPHNPLSTAKDLSAFLVVLITTGPKYTERRSIIRSTWLAKRDSDVLAMFVVGTQGLSNDDMQNINTEQGRHKDLLLLPDLRDSYENLTIKLLHMYSWLDQNVEFKFVFKADDDTFARLDLLKDELKGKEPNRLYWGFFSGRGRVKTAGKWRESAWELCDYYLPYALGGGYFLSADLVRYIHLNVGYLKTWQSEDVSLGAWLGPVDVRRTHDPRFDTEYKSRGCNNKYLVTHKQSLEDMLEKHQTLQRDGRLCKEEIRLRLSYVYDWSVPPSQCCQRKDGIP
- the b3galt6 gene encoding beta-1,3-galactosyltransferase 6 isoform X2; translation: MNLLRLVCRHKTALVLGTVCSFAIVLVFLAKCTSETLKQGHQDPPGLAPRANVLQPRPEPHNPLSTAKDLSAFLVVLITTGPKYTERRSIIRSTWLAKRDSDVLAMFVVGTQGLSNDDMQNINTEQGRHKDLLLLPDLRDSYENLTIKLLHMYSWLDQNVEFKFVFKADDDTFARLDLLKDELKGKEPNRLYWGFFSGRGRVKTAGKWRESAWELCDYYLPYALGGGYFLSADLVRYIHLNVGYLKTWQSEDVSLGAWLGPVDVRRTHDPRFDTEYKSRGCNNKYLVTHKQSLEDMLEKHQTLQRDGRLCKEEIRLRLSYVYDWSVPPSQCCQRKDGIP